In the genome of Hyphomicrobium sp. ghe19, the window TCGAAGATGACGGCAACGGGGTTGATGCCAACCTCTATCCGGCTGCGGGCGATGAGATGGACAAGCTGCTGCACGGAACCGCCAGTCATGCGGGAGATGGATTGGGAACTAAAATTGCGGCTTTGCTCACTCGTCAATTCTCTGGAGCGATCGCCTACGAACAGGTTCACCCGGGATATGCCCGGCCGGGAACGCGCGTCACGATCAAATTGACGGACCTGGCGTTGTCGGTTCCGGAGGATGAGCCTGCAGCTCACCCGATGAAAGCGGCGAAGACCACAACGGCGTAGAAAGCGTTGAATAGCTTTCTTAGCTCATTTTCCAGCGCTCGGCGTATGCTGGCGAAAGCTCCAGAGCGCGCGGTTTTCTGCGCAGAGAGCGCCCCGTTTCCATGCAATCAACGACGAATGCGATCGCCGATTTCACGGAATGTTCGGAGTATGGCTTTATCAGGATACCGCAGGCCGACGAAAAGTCTGCCGGCACGTGGTGCGGGTTCGACGTTGTGAAAATCACTGTGGCGCGCGCGTCTTCGCTTAGGTGTCGCGCGACGGCAGGGCCAGTCATCCCATCACTCAGTTGAACGTCGACGAATGCCAGATCGCACTTTGTCGTCTCTGCAAGCTTGAACGCGCGACGAGACGAACCCGCAATCCCGACGACCTGGTGACCCAAATCGGTGACGATCGCTTCGAGTTCGCCGGCGACTATCGCTTCATCTTCGGTGATGAGAATTTTCATGGCGCCCCCGCTATTGGCCCTATGCCCGAGAACTTGCGAGCGCGGCGGCGGTTCCATCGACGGGCGACGTTGTTGTTAAGGGATGTTGTTTACACTTGGCCCGAGCTTTTAGGAGCGTGCCCGATGTTGACGAGAGGGCCGGTCAGCGTCCACGTGAACTCGTCGGCATTCCCAACAGCGCGAGCAGAAAGCTTCAGGCCTTGGGTCGAGAAGCGCTCGACGACCGACATACCGTATCCCTTCGGGCCATCGGCGACGAATGGCGGCCCGCTGGTTTCGCGCCATGAAATTAAAATTGTTGCGGGATCAGGAAATGACCACGTGAGCCGCACCTTGCCGGTTGCAGTAGACAATGCCCCGTGCTCGACGGCATTGAGCGCAAGCTCGGTCAGGACCATTCCCAATGTCTGGGCGGCCTCCGGCGTGAGCATTACCGGGGGGCCCTTGATCGCGACGCGATCGG includes:
- a CDS encoding response regulator is translated as MKILITEDEAIVAGELEAIVTDLGHQVVGIAGSSRRAFKLAETTKCDLAFVDVQLSDGMTGPAVARHLSEDARATVIFTTSNPHHVPADFSSACGILIKPYSEHSVKSAIAFVVDCMETGRSLRRKPRALELSPAYAERWKMS